The genomic interval CTTATTGTTCGTACCCATAACCACATAATTTTTGGATTCGGCCACATAATAAAGAGCCATCATCCGCATCCTGGTCTGAATATTCTGATCGGCACAATCGGGCGTATTGATAGCTGTCTGCGGATAGCAGCCTCTCTCTACTTTTTCTATATCTAAAGAGTGGAATGTCTTTTCGATCTGATCGTTCACATCTTTGAGATTGAGCGTCAGCGTATTGATATCGAACTCCTCGGCCAGCATCTGCGAATATTCCATATCCTTGCTCACGGTACCGCTGGCGGGCAGCATAACTCCCAGACAGTTATCGCCAAAAGCTCTTTGGGTCAGCACTGCGGTCGTGGAGGAGTCTATGCCGCCGCTCAGACCAACTACGGCACCATCACAATCTCTTGCGGCAACTTTCCGCTGGATCCAGTCGACTATTTCATCTTCGATTCCCTCTCTCAGCATAAATTAACCTCCTATTTCGGCTGTATTGGTTTTTCTTTCAGATTTTTTTACGCCGCCGTATCCTGTTTTTGCCGGCAGCTGCCGCCCGCTTTTTAGAGCCTATGAACAAAACCGCCAGCAAAAAGCTTTTTGGCAGAGCAAAAATGGCTTAAAATGAGCTAATCTATCTTAATTTTTGCTGATTAACAGCACAGCCTTTATAATTATAAATCAAATAATTGGCGGTATGTCAAGTGTCAAATATGGGGCCGCTAAAGAATAAGCGAAAAAAAAGTTTCCGGGCAAACTTGACAGGAATAATTCCACATGTTATATTTGTAAAAAGTCAATTTGTGCAGTGTAACTTCGGATAAAATAAAATAATATGCTTATCGAGAGTGGTGGAGGGACTGGCCCTTTGAAGCCCGGCAACCGGCAGAGCCTCGCAAACTCTGTTTGGTGCCAAATCCTGCAGGAGCATATCCTGAAAGATAAGCGGTGCTAACACACCTCTTCCTTTCAGGAAGGGGCTTTTTTAATGAGTAAATTACCCAATTTTATCCAGCTTATTTTATCCAGCTTCAAATACAGCTTTTCTTACAGCAAAGGAGGAACCCGACGGTGAAAAAACATATCAGCATAGGGC from Halarsenatibacter silvermanii carries:
- the nadE gene encoding NAD(+) synthase; this encodes MLREGIEDEIVDWIQRKVAARDCDGAVVGLSGGIDSSTTAVLTQRAFGDNCLGVMLPASGTVSKDMEYSQMLAEEFDINTLTLNLKDVNDQIEKTFHSLDIEKVERGCYPQTAINTPDCADQNIQTRMRMMALYYVAESKNYVVMGTNNKSEIVSGYFTLYGDGGTDLRPLGDLLKTEVWELAERIGVPDEIINRPPTGGLQGGEEGATDAEEFGLDYETFDQIYLALQRGEDLTQFDFDKVNRVVEILAAAENKSEVPSFPKN